In the Drosophila virilis strain 15010-1051.87 chromosome 4, Dvir_AGI_RSII-ME, whole genome shotgun sequence genome, GCTTCATAGCTAACCAACAATTATGTTATCTTAATCATTTCTAATCCACTTgctgaaaaagaaataaattgcaaaaaacaTACGTTTTTGGCAACATAGAATAACAACCAAGTTGCTGGAACAAACAGACACGATGAAATGGAAGCGCTGACAGGCGACAATTCGCGAACAGCCAGCGGAAAATTCTGTGGCACAGACTGTGGGTACACTCTGTGGCAAGTGCCGCAAAGGGCTTCTGTTGCAACTCGGACACGTCTGCCATAGTTAATTGCTCAAAATGCAACATACAAGCAAGtttattagatttttttttattaaatttaacgaAACACTTGGCCGTCTAGCCAGTATCTGACCGCAAGCTAGGCAGACCGAGGCCGAAAATAAGAGGAATTGTGACCAACTAAGATTGTCAGGTATTTACACTCCAGTTTAATATTGAGAagatagaaataaaatattaatgaaaTTCGTTGCGtataaacgaaaataaattaattcattttgttATAAGCAAAGATCTGTTCAAatgaatatgcaaattaaattaccGAAATGAACAGCGCAAATTTAAGTGAACATTCTGACAGCTAAGTTTCCTGACACATTGCGCAATATAAAACTTAAATTCAGTTCCTTGCAGCTTCATAAATTTTACGAGTAGTcgaatttgttgtttacatacAAATCGGCATGGAACCCATCCACATTTATTGGGCGCTATCGTGCGTGCCAAAAGTAAATAAACGAGTGGAGACTCCTCGGGTGTATATTGAATAACATGatgatacacacacacacacgtgccgGACCAGCAGCCATGGATGAATAAATGTCAAACATTTTCACACGCATCACTGAGATTTTCTGCCCATTTTTCATGCGTCTATTTTTCACAACAATTTTCCGGGCATGTGTCTGTTTGCTTGTGGTGTACGCACGAGCTCCGTTTTTAATCAAGTGGACAATCAACTTAGAAAACACTCTATGTGCCAGTTTTATATGCTCCAAACaacaactatatcatagacAGGAAAAATGGGGGAAATTCATTTTTCTGCTTCATGATGCGCGcagacaaaacacaaaagtttCTTATGCCAACACTTTGATTTTCATGCAAGCGCTGCCAACTTCTTTCTTAGcgcaaaaatttctttttataaatatgattattttcaattaaaaattatccTTAATGCATAAAAACGAACGCATAATAGTTATATGTTAATTAAATAGGTTCGAAATGCATTGAAAAAGTCTTTGTAGTTaacgtttgtttatttaatatacatataaacacgTATATTTGCTACACAcatcaatttgtttaatatacgtacatacaaaTCGTACATGTATTTATTACACacgaatatatttttgttttattgtggACAATAAAGCACATAAATACAAACTACACCGATTGCTtcgcatataaatatagagaACTTTGTTAATTTTGGTATACAACATTCCAttgatatttaataaacagACATCGAGGAAAAGTTACACGTACAAAAATTAGacaatttttgtttctctATTTGAGATTTGAAAATGCTTCACTGTAAATATTATAcgtacatttatatatgtatatatacatatatatatatatatatatttatatttttataaaaaaagggACTTGTAAatcatatacacatataaaaatcTACAATAAGGCAATTTACTTATAGGTTGCGGCCAGggacatttaatttatttcaactGCACTTGTTTAGTTTGGCTTTTAAATTAGCATTTCTTACAAATAAGTACATGGTATGTGCGTTACTaactataatataaattaacggTTTTAACTAAAACGTTTCGCTTTTTATATATCAGTtgaaatttgccaaaaaaaaaaaaaatgtatccaaAATCAAACAGTTAAACGCCATACAATACAATTCAATGCTCTGTTTTAAATGCACTTTTAAAAGTTTACATTCATATAAATGTCCGCCTCGTTTACACCAAATATGATAGTGGTTTTATATGTATTGTGTTTTACTTTGTATAAGACTCATTTGACAGCAACATGGAattttggcaaaaacaaaatgcatttttagtTCAGCGGCATTACAAATTTTGACAGAGTATGGGGGTTATCCGACTCTTTATGTCGACACTTTGCTTCCACCTGCATGCATCAGGACCAAAGAGCCGACCATGGCAACTAGCGTGCGATCTAGCCAAGTGACCGGATTGGGATATAGGAAACCGCCTTCATAGAATCCTAGATGACCGCCATGTGCCACTTCAACGTATGCTGATTTTTGACGAGTgcctgtaaaaaaaaattaatagttttaaatgatttaataatatgcatattgcaaaaaataaaaaataaaacaatcaatattaatatagaCAAAACAATAtcttatacaaaaataaaaaaaaaagaaacacctTGTttcgcagccggtaggattcGAACCTACGCTCCCAGAGGGAATCTGATTTCTAGTCAGACGCCTTAACCGCTCGGCCACGGCTGCTTGTGACTACAGCACAGCAATATGCCAACTTGTGCAACTGTTGAAGCACGTATGTTAACTTAACAGAGGGTAATTTTATCGAATCACGTAATGTTATTCTAACAGCGTAATGTTACGTTAAGATGCTATGTTAAATTCTCgatggccaaaacaaaaatattgttaatgtaaaaaacatatttgtaatttaaacaATAGCTTAAATGTAGTGTCTGCCACTTACTCGCATACTCCTTAATTGGATGCAGCAACTCGACAGGCACCAGCGGATCATCCTTGGCATTAATATATATCATCGGTTTTTCGATAGTGTCAAAATAGAATAGAGATGAGCTCCACTTGTAAAGCTCTTGGGTCGACGCAAAGTTATAGACACGTCGCGTATAAGCCTCATCTAGTTCCGGCAGTGTTGCAGCCGCTATAATCTCACGCTCATTGAGATTATGACGTGCCTTCACCTCATCAGAGAGCAGCACATGACGATGACGCAAAATGATGCTCTTCACGTTCTCGGTCATGATATACAAATAGAAGCGACGGAAGTTCTGCCAGTTTAGCAGCCATTTGGTGCCCCTAAAATAATCAAATGCCAAAAGTTAAAGAAGTTATAAAACCAGGTGGAAACACAAACTGCTTACTCGACGGCGTTGTAGCCCTGGCATATAGAGATGCCGCCAATGACACTATTCGGTTTAGTTTTTTGCATTTCGCCCATGTACTTGGTCACGAGATTGCCGCCCAAACTGAAGCCAACGGCGA is a window encoding:
- the Hydr2 gene encoding abhydrolase domain-containing protein 2, with the translated sequence MSTAFLTLIAVIVCILFRILNVHSQPLKPSVWCLDEQFLDCLYKIAPVLREPYVPPRLWGFSGHVQTVLHSIVGRVRCPWPLGERVYLSLPDGSTLTYDLYQPLKEQEDDITVAICPGIANSSESVYIRTFVHLAQCNGFRCAVMNHIGALRTVQVTSTRIFTYGHTEDFAAMVEHLHQKYHQNRIVAVGFSLGGNLVTKYMGEMQKTKPNSVIGGISICQGYNAVEGTKWLLNWQNFRRFYLYIMTENVKSIILRHRHVLLSDEVKARHNLNEREIIAAATLPELDEAYTRRVYNFASTQELYKWSSSLFYFDTIEKPMIYINAKDDPLVPVELLHPIKEYASTRQKSAYVEVAHGGHLGFYEGGFLYPNPVTWLDRTLVAMVGSLVLMHAGGSKVST